A genomic region of Alkalispirochaeta americana contains the following coding sequences:
- a CDS encoding ABC transporter substrate-binding protein, producing the protein MKKKTRLASTAIMATLAAALIIAGCQAQQEEDDQLVTLRVAVPNFPNSLDASIAAERNAQNVSWQMFDSLVWANDENIIEPALAESWEVSDDGTEYTFHLREGVSFHNGEPFNAQAVVYSWERGQRPVMEWSDRWARAKEVEALDEYTLRITTEEPDPLFLSVMAQHWNIVPPVYTEEVGDDAFGEAPVGTGPFQFVEWVREDRIILERNPDYWRMGLPKADRVIYRPIPEASTRMAAIQTGEIDIVNRLTYEQAEALESVSGVNVVTYPIDRVFYIAFNNLTSGVGEPTEDARVRRAMNYAVDRQAIIDSLFGGRARLSTGLMTESNLGYDHSIEPYPYDPDKARQLLAEAGYPEGFSIGFAAPSGAYTNFEQVAEAVQGYLADVGIRADLDIMESGRFWDLEGDKQLPPLFGDSWSERSGESLPRLKGALDGWDASFSAWSDPEIDRYLAQISVTIDQNERAKLYQELHNYMYQDPPFIYLYVPETFEATRDNVVDYRPRAAEDYFLMFTTLR; encoded by the coding sequence ATGAAAAAGAAAACACGATTGGCCTCCACAGCGATTATGGCAACCCTTGCGGCTGCCCTGATCATCGCAGGCTGCCAGGCCCAACAGGAGGAGGATGATCAACTCGTCACCCTCAGAGTGGCGGTTCCCAACTTTCCCAACTCCCTGGATGCATCGATCGCCGCCGAGCGAAACGCCCAGAATGTTTCATGGCAAATGTTCGACAGCCTGGTCTGGGCCAACGATGAGAACATCATCGAGCCAGCCCTGGCCGAATCCTGGGAGGTCTCTGACGATGGCACGGAGTACACCTTTCACCTGAGGGAGGGCGTATCCTTCCACAACGGCGAACCCTTCAACGCCCAGGCCGTGGTCTACTCCTGGGAAAGAGGGCAACGGCCCGTCATGGAGTGGAGTGACCGCTGGGCCCGGGCAAAAGAGGTAGAGGCTCTTGATGAATACACCCTGCGCATAACCACCGAGGAGCCGGACCCTCTCTTTCTGAGCGTCATGGCACAACACTGGAATATTGTACCCCCGGTCTACACCGAGGAGGTGGGTGACGATGCCTTCGGCGAGGCTCCCGTTGGAACCGGGCCATTCCAGTTTGTGGAATGGGTTCGGGAGGACAGGATCATCCTGGAACGGAACCCCGACTACTGGCGCATGGGCCTGCCCAAGGCAGACCGCGTAATCTACCGCCCCATTCCCGAGGCCTCAACCCGCATGGCGGCGATCCAGACCGGAGAGATTGACATTGTGAACCGCCTGACCTACGAGCAGGCCGAAGCGCTGGAGTCCGTCTCGGGCGTGAACGTCGTAACGTACCCGATCGACCGGGTCTTCTACATCGCCTTCAACAACCTCACCTCAGGCGTGGGCGAACCCACCGAGGATGCCCGGGTGCGGCGCGCCATGAATTACGCCGTGGACCGTCAGGCGATCATCGACAGCCTCTTTGGCGGACGAGCCCGGCTCTCCACAGGGCTCATGACCGAATCGAACCTGGGTTACGACCACTCAATAGAACCCTACCCCTACGATCCCGACAAGGCCCGGCAGCTTCTGGCAGAGGCGGGCTACCCCGAGGGGTTCAGCATCGGCTTTGCCGCTCCCAGCGGAGCCTACACCAACTTTGAACAGGTGGCCGAGGCGGTCCAGGGATACCTGGCCGATGTGGGAATCCGGGCTGACCTGGACATCATGGAATCGGGACGTTTCTGGGACCTGGAAGGGGACAAGCAGCTCCCCCCCCTCTTCGGTGACAGCTGGTCCGAACGGTCCGGAGAGTCTCTTCCCCGCCTGAAGGGCGCCCTCGACGGCTGGGACGCCAGTTTCTCGGCCTGGAGCGATCCCGAGATCGATCGCTACCTGGCGCAGATCTCCGTGACGATCGATCAGAACGAGCGGGCGAAACTATACCAGGAACTCCACAACTATATGTACCAGGATCCTCCCTTCATCTATCTCTACGTGCCGGAGACCTTTGAGGCAACCCGGGACAACGTGGTCGATTACCGGCCCCGGGCAGCGGAGGATTACTTCTTGATGTTCACCACGCTCCGCTAG
- a CDS encoding HAD family hydrolase, with protein MKMRDVRAILFDKDGTLFDFRKTWIPVMRKVSLEAAGGNRGLSDELLRAAGYDPGTDTFLPDGPIAAGNSGDIARAWGPLVTGYSLEDLQAMIDSASSLMGPGASVAVCDLSGLFGELRRAGYPLGLATSDSEAAARATLERFDLAGFFSWIAGYDSGDAKKPDPAVVEAFARAVGVDPRSVAVVGDTWHDLAMGRNAKAALVVGVLTGALGRDKLEGGCDAVLESIADIPSLLNSRSGRDTDAITARDK; from the coding sequence ATGAAAATGAGAGACGTTCGGGCAATTCTTTTCGATAAAGACGGGACCCTCTTTGACTTTCGGAAGACCTGGATTCCGGTGATGCGAAAGGTCTCCCTGGAGGCCGCCGGAGGTAACCGGGGCCTTTCAGACGAGCTGTTGCGAGCTGCCGGGTACGATCCCGGGACGGATACGTTTCTTCCCGACGGGCCGATCGCGGCGGGGAACTCCGGGGATATCGCCCGGGCCTGGGGTCCCCTGGTTACAGGCTACTCCCTGGAGGATCTTCAGGCGATGATCGATAGCGCCAGCTCCCTGATGGGGCCCGGGGCGTCCGTGGCGGTGTGCGACCTTTCCGGGCTTTTTGGAGAGCTTCGCCGTGCGGGCTACCCCCTGGGGCTGGCTACGAGCGATTCCGAGGCAGCGGCTCGCGCCACCCTGGAGCGGTTTGATCTGGCAGGGTTCTTTTCCTGGATCGCTGGATACGACAGCGGGGATGCGAAAAAACCCGATCCGGCAGTGGTAGAGGCCTTTGCCCGGGCTGTGGGGGTTGATCCCCGGTCCGTGGCGGTGGTGGGTGATACCTGGCACGATCTGGCCATGGGGCGAAACGCCAAAGCGGCGCTGGTGGTGGGGGTCCTCACGGGAGCGCTGGGGCGGGACAAGCTTGAGGGGGGCTGTGATGCGGTCCTGGAGAGCATCGCAGATATTCCCTCGCTCCTGAACTCCCGTTCCGGCCGGGACACAGATGCGATAACAGCACGAGATAAATAG
- a CDS encoding Mrp/NBP35 family ATP-binding protein: MMEQSDNPQDIMLARRLERIRFRVAVMSGKGGVGKSTISANLAWLLAQGERETGLLDTDLHGPNLPLMLGVEKACFTPLGEDEIEPVPVAPHLRLASVGNIGHDPRKAFIWRGPMKLGVIRQFLACVVWSDLDYLVIDTPPGTGDEVLTIGQYAAPVTGAVIVTTPQDVAVLDARKSVDFALQMNIPVIGIVENMSDGEGMALFGHGGGERAARELSVPFLGRVSLDPRLVRSGDTGRPFVADHPETATGRELAGILDRVMAWCEESPEDPSGKD, translated from the coding sequence ATGATGGAACAATCCGATAATCCTCAGGATATCATGCTTGCCCGGCGCCTGGAACGGATACGATTCCGGGTTGCCGTTATGAGCGGCAAGGGGGGTGTGGGAAAATCGACGATCAGCGCGAATCTTGCCTGGCTCCTGGCCCAGGGAGAACGCGAGACGGGACTCCTGGATACCGATTTGCATGGCCCCAATCTGCCGTTGATGCTGGGAGTGGAGAAGGCCTGTTTTACGCCCCTGGGCGAAGACGAGATAGAGCCCGTTCCGGTGGCTCCTCACCTTCGGCTGGCAAGCGTGGGAAATATCGGTCATGATCCCCGAAAAGCTTTCATCTGGCGCGGACCCATGAAACTGGGTGTGATTCGCCAGTTTCTGGCCTGTGTGGTCTGGTCTGATCTGGATTATCTGGTGATTGATACGCCTCCCGGAACGGGGGACGAGGTGCTTACTATTGGCCAGTATGCTGCTCCTGTAACAGGGGCTGTTATTGTCACGACACCCCAGGATGTGGCGGTGCTGGATGCCCGCAAAAGCGTTGATTTTGCACTCCAAATGAATATCCCCGTTATTGGAATTGTGGAAAACATGTCCGATGGCGAGGGGATGGCGCTCTTCGGTCACGGTGGCGGAGAGCGGGCCGCCAGGGAGCTCTCGGTGCCCTTTTTGGGACGGGTCTCGCTGGATCCGCGCCTGGTGCGCTCCGGCGATACGGGGCGTCCCTTTGTGGCCGACCATCCCGAGACCGCCACGGGGCGTGAGCTTGCGGGGATTCTCGATCGCGTTATGGCCTGGTGCGAGGAGTCACCAGAAGACCCTTCCGGAAAGGATTAA
- the pcnB gene encoding polynucleotide adenylyltransferase PcnB — protein sequence MRKRYSRSHEGRIVQSALVYTAADHGIKPEQIDHDAVKVVRRLQQHGYEAYIVGGAVRDLLLGKSPKDFDVSCSATPAQIRKIFRNSRVIGKRFRLVHILFRDKIIEVSTFRSCEAEGFKNVYGSIEEDVQRRDFTANALFLDPLDNRVIDYVGGVEHIRKRVLQPVIPLSRIFCEDPVRIIRAVKYAQAGSLRLPWRVTRRIKQDRALLAEVPSSRMTEELFKILSTGSAGAIIDQLLRLDAFRYILPVPAELALSNKHYRQKLLDRLEALDRKRASSSEGLDRKDLLCFFCADYLLDFGPFADQQRIPFREGYYAMKEFLQPVTPANKEVEAALREIFRNKGRLLREEPAEYRDDHRAGRHRRRRPRKRSGGGNEGGRAPSGAAPSTPKA from the coding sequence GTGCGAAAACGTTACTCCCGGTCTCATGAAGGGCGGATTGTTCAAAGTGCTCTTGTTTATACCGCAGCCGATCATGGTATAAAGCCTGAACAGATCGATCACGATGCGGTCAAGGTGGTGCGGCGGTTGCAGCAGCACGGCTACGAGGCGTATATCGTTGGCGGTGCGGTGCGAGATCTTCTCCTGGGGAAGAGCCCCAAGGATTTTGATGTCTCCTGTTCGGCCACGCCGGCCCAGATCCGGAAGATCTTCCGCAACAGTCGGGTTATCGGCAAGCGCTTCCGCCTGGTGCATATTCTTTTTCGTGATAAAATCATTGAGGTCTCCACCTTTCGCAGTTGCGAGGCCGAAGGGTTCAAGAACGTCTACGGTTCCATAGAAGAGGATGTGCAACGCCGGGACTTCACCGCCAACGCGCTCTTTCTGGATCCCCTGGACAACCGGGTGATCGATTACGTGGGTGGCGTGGAGCATATCCGCAAGAGAGTGCTGCAACCGGTTATTCCTCTTTCGAGAATTTTCTGTGAAGATCCGGTGCGGATCATCCGGGCCGTGAAGTACGCCCAGGCAGGGTCGTTGCGCCTCCCCTGGCGCGTGACGCGGCGTATCAAGCAGGACCGGGCCCTTCTGGCCGAGGTTCCCTCGAGCCGCATGACCGAAGAGCTCTTCAAGATCCTCTCCACGGGGTCTGCTGGCGCGATCATCGACCAGCTCCTGCGGCTCGATGCGTTTCGCTATATCCTTCCTGTGCCGGCAGAGTTGGCTCTTTCGAACAAGCACTATCGGCAAAAATTGCTTGATCGCCTGGAAGCTCTTGACCGGAAGAGGGCTTCTTCCTCGGAAGGGCTGGATCGAAAGGACCTGCTGTGTTTCTTCTGTGCCGACTATCTGCTGGATTTTGGCCCCTTTGCGGACCAGCAACGAATTCCCTTCCGGGAGGGGTACTACGCCATGAAGGAGTTTCTTCAGCCGGTCACTCCTGCCAACAAGGAAGTCGAAGCCGCCCTGCGGGAAATCTTCCGGAACAAGGGGCGCCTTCTGCGTGAGGAGCCTGCCGAGTACCGCGATGATCATCGCGCCGGCAGGCACCGTCGTCGGCGGCCCAGAAAGAGGTCTGGCGGTGGCAACGAAGGCGGGCGCGCTCCCTCAGGAGCGGCCCCGTCGACGCCGAAGGCGTGA
- a CDS encoding tetratricopeptide repeat protein: MTDRPLQRQAGSVSATIPLVLAFSLLMIIGALPEPAHGNSRPHQVRSEHYLVISRTSQAEAEDVADTMEALLSLYNRKFRFPLETLETPFRVELFGSPREFDQFLPESLERGDHHFVYLHYDDPAKNTLAGLDFSRNAAHGREGNDHPGRMQLPPALVHQSFVQFFRAFVPNPPLWIREGFALHFEAVQYDPEYRTISFRENLNWLDPLQDILSGRSEATPMALEEILAVTPREVLESSSVFYPQAWGMISFLLNAEDPEINRVLWDSISALSEEASLEENVRRVYRSAFRWIEQERLEEAFLSYISSRNTFRGWVEKGVSAFHRQELEEAEESFTQAAFIEEDHYVPPYFLGLIHYQRGDHDRADQFYQRALDRGADRATTLYALAVTAFASDRLTEAEEYLKEAILLEPEYQDRAEELLSRLRRRRGRS, encoded by the coding sequence ATGACCGACCGACCCTTGCAAAGACAGGCAGGATCAGTTTCTGCAACGATCCCGCTGGTGCTGGCCTTTTCCCTGCTCATGATAATCGGTGCCCTTCCGGAACCGGCCCACGGGAACAGCAGGCCCCATCAGGTCCGCAGCGAGCACTATCTTGTTATTTCCCGGACAAGCCAGGCCGAGGCCGAAGACGTGGCAGACACCATGGAAGCACTGCTGAGCCTCTACAACCGGAAGTTTCGCTTCCCCCTGGAAACACTGGAAACACCCTTCCGGGTGGAGCTCTTTGGAAGCCCCCGGGAGTTCGATCAGTTTCTTCCGGAATCCCTGGAGAGGGGAGATCATCACTTCGTCTATCTCCACTACGACGACCCCGCAAAAAACACCCTGGCCGGTCTCGATTTCTCCCGAAATGCAGCCCATGGCCGGGAGGGAAATGACCACCCGGGGCGGATGCAGCTCCCTCCTGCCCTGGTCCACCAGAGCTTTGTCCAGTTCTTTCGTGCCTTCGTGCCAAACCCGCCCCTGTGGATACGGGAAGGCTTCGCCCTGCATTTTGAGGCAGTCCAGTACGATCCGGAGTACCGGACCATCAGCTTTCGGGAGAACCTGAACTGGCTGGATCCCTTGCAGGATATCCTGTCAGGGCGCTCCGAAGCCACACCCATGGCATTGGAGGAGATTCTGGCGGTCACCCCCCGGGAAGTCCTCGAGAGCAGCTCTGTCTTCTATCCTCAAGCCTGGGGGATGATCTCCTTTCTCCTGAACGCCGAGGATCCCGAGATAAACCGGGTTCTCTGGGACAGCATCAGCGCCCTTTCGGAGGAAGCAAGTCTGGAAGAGAATGTCCGCCGGGTCTACCGCAGCGCCTTCCGGTGGATCGAGCAGGAGCGCCTGGAGGAAGCCTTTCTGTCCTACATCAGTTCCCGGAACACCTTCCGGGGATGGGTCGAGAAGGGAGTTTCAGCCTTTCACCGCCAGGAACTGGAGGAAGCCGAGGAGAGCTTTACTCAAGCAGCTTTCATTGAGGAAGATCACTACGTGCCGCCGTATTTTCTGGGTCTGATTCATTACCAGCGAGGCGACCACGACCGGGCCGACCAGTTCTATCAGCGCGCACTCGATCGCGGTGCCGACAGAGCCACCACACTCTACGCGCTGGCCGTTACCGCCTTTGCCTCGGACCGCCTGACGGAGGCCGAGGAATACCTGAAAGAGGCGATTCTTCTGGAGCCTGAATACCAGGACCGGGCAGAAGAACTATTGTCACGCCTTCGGCGTCGACGGGGCCGCTCCTGA
- a CDS encoding RluA family pseudouridine synthase encodes MISLAVKNDDHQRRLDRVLRKAFPQIPPGALARAVRRGAVRVNGRRCHHNSRLQEGDIITAPSWESSQEEPSPSGSPEKTRETAHEPRLQNDQIIAGSWTIPILERTPHWIALSKPQGLSSQGPASLEGILRDIARARGWWKESLSFRPGPVHRLDRNTTGVQLFALSTRGAQDLSQAFQTEGGTVKLYLAVLQGRLTDPLSVDLPLCYLNEKRKAYPRGSLQDFSPKEPPRYAPARTEIIPLVGDRKSTLAAVIPHTGRTHQIRCHCAAAGYPLEGDRKYQPRKPAGTASRPVGRFGSHYLLHARALIIPGLSASWTAPLPPEGARNLAAAFGNLAEILVRADGLAAKACPPSSRSATINP; translated from the coding sequence ATGATATCTCTTGCGGTCAAAAACGACGATCACCAGCGCCGGCTGGATCGGGTCCTGAGAAAAGCTTTCCCCCAGATTCCCCCGGGAGCCCTGGCCCGGGCAGTCCGACGCGGTGCAGTGCGGGTAAACGGCAGACGCTGCCACCACAATAGCCGCCTCCAGGAAGGCGATATCATAACAGCCCCCTCCTGGGAGAGCTCACAGGAAGAGCCCTCTCCGTCGGGGTCACCCGAAAAAACCCGGGAAACGGCCCACGAGCCCCGCCTGCAGAACGACCAGATCATCGCCGGCTCCTGGACTATTCCCATCCTGGAACGGACACCCCACTGGATCGCCCTTTCCAAACCCCAGGGGCTATCCTCCCAGGGTCCGGCTTCCCTCGAAGGAATCCTTCGGGACATCGCCCGGGCCCGGGGGTGGTGGAAGGAGAGTCTCAGTTTCCGGCCCGGGCCGGTCCACAGGCTGGATCGCAACACCACGGGGGTACAACTCTTTGCCCTTTCAACCCGGGGTGCCCAGGACCTCAGCCAGGCCTTCCAGACCGAAGGCGGGACGGTAAAATTATACCTGGCGGTCCTGCAGGGCCGCCTCACGGACCCCCTCTCGGTGGATCTGCCCCTGTGTTACCTCAACGAGAAACGAAAGGCCTATCCCCGGGGTTCGCTCCAGGACTTTTCCCCCAAAGAACCCCCGCGCTACGCTCCGGCCCGAACCGAGATAATCCCCCTGGTCGGAGACAGGAAATCCACCCTGGCAGCAGTGATCCCTCACACCGGACGAACCCACCAGATCCGGTGTCACTGCGCCGCCGCCGGCTATCCCCTGGAGGGAGACAGAAAGTACCAGCCCCGAAAGCCCGCTGGAACCGCCTCCCGGCCTGTCGGCAGGTTTGGTTCTCATTACCTTCTTCACGCACGAGCCCTGATAATTCCCGGCCTCTCCGCAAGCTGGACAGCTCCCCTTCCTCCTGAGGGAGCCAGAAACCTGGCGGCGGCCTTCGGGAATCTTGCAGAAATACTGGTCCGGGCCGATGGGCTGGCCGCAAAAGCTTGTCCACCCTCGTCCCGGAGCGCTACAATAAACCCATGA
- a CDS encoding divergent PAP2 family protein, with the protein MTKGRYSGETLPVRNPSFHYVYDLVSSRIFLAGFFSWFLAQFLKMVIDYGRGKTRGSRDMVAVFIWKTGGMPSSHSALVTGLATAIGFSQGGSSPLFVLSLFYGGLIIRDALGVRRASGLQAQALNRLGRELSQKMDIPFLPVKEVSGHTLSEVCVGALLGFVIATGFILL; encoded by the coding sequence TTGACAAAGGGCAGATACAGCGGTGAAACTCTCCCGGTGCGCAATCCGTCTTTCCACTATGTATATGATCTCGTTTCGAGCCGAATTTTTCTGGCGGGTTTTTTTAGCTGGTTTCTCGCGCAGTTCCTGAAGATGGTAATCGATTACGGGCGGGGAAAAACCCGAGGGTCCCGGGATATGGTGGCTGTCTTTATCTGGAAAACCGGGGGCATGCCCTCGAGCCATTCAGCCCTGGTAACGGGTCTGGCCACGGCGATCGGCTTCTCCCAGGGGGGGAGTTCTCCCCTGTTTGTGCTTTCGCTTTTTTACGGGGGGCTGATCATTCGGGATGCCCTGGGTGTGCGCCGTGCTTCGGGCCTCCAGGCGCAGGCTCTGAACCGCCTGGGACGGGAGCTTTCCCAAAAGATGGATATCCCCTTTTTGCCGGTGAAAGAGGTGAGCGGCCACACCCTTTCCGAGGTCTGTGTGGGGGCGCTCCTCGGGTTTGTCATCGCCACCGGATTTATTCTCCTTTGA